TTCACTTTTATTATGCATTATATGTTTTACTTTTCTCTTTATTAGTTAAGTTGATGATTTTATACACATGATGACATTATAATATAGATGACTAattttaaaacataattttaagAATCGGATTAAAAGGGCTTGACAGGTGTAggtacttttttgtttattttaataattcatttgtGTCAcatataattgttaatattttgtttaatGTGTAATTAAGACTTAAATTTTACTCTAGTTTATAAGAAATAATAGAGATTGATTGTATAATGTATGTTagcatatttgtttttgtatattttgtattatAATTTTAAGAATCGGATTAGATAGATTTAGATAATTTAGCCAACTGGTGTCTTGATAATGGGATGGATTTGAATGTCAACAAGTGTCACATTATCCGGTTTTGTCAGAATCATCATTTATCAGTTTAATTATACCATAAATGATCAATTATTGGATACGGTAGACTCAATTAAAGATTTAGGTGTTGTTCTTGATTCCTCTCTGAGCTTTAACCATCACATCAACAATATTACTCAAAGATCCATGAAAATGCTTGACTTTGTTAAAAGGACAACTCGTGATTTCACGAACGTGTTCGCTATTAAAATGCTCTATTGTTCTTTAGTCAGGACGCACCTCGACTACTGTTCTCCAGTTTGGTCCCAACATTATTTACACCTCAAGAACAAACTTGATAGTGTTTCAAATAGTATTTCAAATCTCTTCTCTGGATGTACGTAGGAAGCGTAAAGatcttacagtattgtttaatattatcaatggcatatattactgccctgaactccttgctaaaatattgttgtttgttccaCCACGATCAACAAGACAAATTCAAACCTTTCATATTTCTTTTCATAGATATAATTACTCATATTTTACTTTTGTTCCTAGAACACTAAGACTTGCTAACTCCCTAGGTGACCTTTTACTTTTTGGTAACTCTGTTGATGTTTTTAAGAACCATTTAACCAAATTAAATAGTTAGCAATGTCATAACCTTGTTATTTGTTAgtaattaatgttttgtaattattttactttgtcatgtctttttaaatgttttgtactctctcattttattcttatatatattcaacactgtaattatcaatatcttattaatgtattaccgaattgggcttgcccgtataaataaataaattaaaagagcTTGACAGGTGTAGGTACTTGTTTGCTTATTTTAATAGTTCATTTGTGTCAcatataattgttaatattttgtttaatGTGTAATTAAGACTTAAATTTTACTCTAGTTTATAAGAAATAATAGAGATTGATTTTATAATGTATGTTagcatatttttttgtatattttgtattatAATTTTAAGAATCGGATTAAAAGAGCTTGAAATGTGTAGAtacttctttgtttattttaataattcatttgtttcacatataattgtttatattttgtttaatgtGTAATTAAGACTTTAATATTACTCTAGTTTATAAGACATTATAGAGATTGATTTTATACTGTACGTTagcatatatttttttgtaatggGGGTAATCCCTTATATAACTATATAAATCAATAATAAAGCTTATAACATTAGCTCTTTCAGTCATCATGTTTGTTTAAAGAACATCAACTTTTAAGCCCCAACGATAGCTCATTTTTTACATTGAATCACCATAATTGTCTCAACGAACATCGTCTCTGTACATTGTAATAGGCATAATAATGTTTATGGACAAAATTtgttgtttataaatatttaaaaacatatatttcaatctcaaaaatttaaattattatctttgCAAACAAAAACTCATGACTGAAGGGGTTAACGCACACATACACACACATTTGGGTGATTTGCGCCTAGTCACCGAACTAGGCTAAGCGCCTAGAGCGTGGACTCGGCGCCCGGGCAAGTAACAAATCGATGATACGTCAGTTAAGACGTAGCTGGACTAAAGTGCCTCACACGGTTCAGAATTATTAGGTAAATGTTTCATATGAGGGTTTTTTATGCCGAAACTCTCATATATGAAAGTAGCCTTCCAtagcgcatcagcgtgctatgggagGGGTGGAGGAAAGCCTGCAGAGCATTGGAGCTCGAAGGAGTGGTTCCTGATTTACTTGGACCAATCCTTCTCACCCCAATGAATTGTATGCTTAAATGGGCATGCAAGTCTCTGCAGGTGGGTTTACTTTGTtgttgtttataaatatttaaaaacatataTTTCAATCTCAaagatttaaattattatctttgCAAACAAAAACTCATGACTGAAGGAGTTAAcgcacacatacacacacacacatttgGGTGATTTGCGCCTAGTCACCGAACTAGGCTAAGCCTAGAGCGTGGACTCAGCGCCAGGGCAAGTAACAAATCGATGATACGTCAGTTAAGACGTAGCTGGACTAAAGTGCCTCACACGGTTCAGCATTATTAGGTAAATATTTCATATGAGGGTTTTTATGCCGAAACTCTCATATAGCAATCATTTTGATGAAAGTAGCCTTCCAtagcgcatcagcgtgctatgggagGGGTGGAGGAAAGCCTGGAGAGCATTGGAGCTCGAAGGAGTGGTTCCTGATTTACTTGGACCAATCCTTCTCACCCCAATGAATTGTATGCTTAAATGGGCATGCAAGTCTCTGCAGGTGGGTTTACTTTGTTGTtgttgtttataaatatttaaaaacatataTTTCAATCTCAaagatttaaattattatctttgCAAACAAAAACTCATGACTGAAGGGGTTAACGCGCGCGCCcgcccacacacacacacacacacacacacacacacacacacacacacacacacacacacacacacacacacacacacacacacacacacacacacacacacacacacatttggGTGATTTGCGACTAGTCACCGAACTGGGCTAAGCCTAGAGCGTGGACTCGGCGCCCGGGCAAGTAACAAATCGATGATATGTCAGTTAAGACGTAGCTGCACTAAAGTGCCTCACACGGTTCAGCATTATTAGGTAAATATTTCATATGAGGGTTTTTTATGCCGAAACTCTCATATAGCaatcataaacatatatttcAATCTCAAAGATTTAAAGTATTATCTTTGCAAACAAAAACTCATGACTGAAGGGGTtaacgcacacacacacacacacacacacacacacacacacacacacacacacacacacacacacacacacacacacacacacacacacacacacacacacacacacacacacacacacacacacacacacacacacacacacacacacacacacacacacacacacacacacacacacacacacacacacacacacacacacacacacacacacacacacacacacacacacacacacacacacacacacacacacacacacacacacacacacacacacacacacacacacacacacacacacacacacacacacacacacacacacacacacacacacacacacacacacacacacacacacacacacacacacacacacacacacacacacacacacacacacacacacacacacacacacacacacacacacacacacacacacacacacacacacacacacacacacacacacacacacacacacacacacacacacacacacacacacacacacacacacacacacacacacacacacacacacacacacacacacacacacacacacacacacacacacacacacacacacacacacacacacacacacacacacacacacacacacacacacacacacacacacacacacacacacacacacacacacacacacacacacacacacacacacacacacacacacacacacacacacacacacatacatgGTGCCGCATTTGTTGTGGCATCTGTGCTTCAGACTGCAAAGTGGCATCATCAAGTCCAAGTACGGTGTGTTGATTCTGATTAGCTGCGTATcagtaatatatttttaattttgttatacCCTCCTTCTAAACCAAACTACAGGTAAATCTATGATAACATCACTTGTGGCATCAGATGCCACATGTACCTTGAGATGTCATAAATACCACGCTTTACACACCATGACTTACTACTTGAATTATGGCCGACATTTTTtgggataataaaaaaaactaataaattacagaacaaattcttgtttttttAACTTTGTCATTTATTTGCAAacaatttgtataaaatttatattggtaatttattatcattattatttattagtcGCTTATTGCGGCTGTAATAGTTTTTCAAATAAAACTTTATATCCGTCCATTTTCTCCTTTCCAATACTGGGTATTTTGATTTGCACTCTTcacatttttgttttcctggtagtagttccttctttaaatcaaatttaaagaaaGTCATTACGGATTTTATTTCTTCGGACGTCCATGGGGTTTTTTGAGTTGTTTTAAGTGTTTTTGCCGACTGCTTTTCTTTTTTTCTCTTTTTGACTTGTGTTTCTTTTTTTGTCGAAATTAGTTCctacaattttatttaatttattattattatttttaattcttatcACTCATACCTCTTCTGTTGCCGATGATTTTCTCTTTCCTTGATTCATGAACACCTGCTCTTTAATGTTCGATAATGGAACTAAAAGGTAATAAGAAAAAACAATTAATTAGAAACACGGATGAAATTGTAAAGTCTTACTTTCATCATCACTAGATGTGTCCTCAGTGTTATTGATCCCTTCGCCGGCATCGGCTGGTAATGCCACTTCTTCGGATTCCTCTTCCAAACAAGGTAAATCTAAGATAAATAGGACGTTAGACGTTTAAATAAAAACAGCTTTCAATATCTGTCACTGAATAGCGCAATTTTTATGTTAACCCAGCACCTGCTACgcggctttgcaaggcgccaactgccacagcaccccttaaaaattttctgtgatctacttgtttaaaaaacaaaataatgtgttgagtaacacaagaatataaaaaaacatgttttattaacttattagccactaatatgttataaaagttaaaaaataaaatgaaagggatgttataagcaaattagcaagtaccaagccataataaatgaagtcaagtaaaatatctaaaaaaattaagatttagtgagtatagagtctatattaataatttaaataagttatttcaataaaaaatgttaatttgacctgtttatcaaaaatacaaaaaaaaaataaaacttaaagtaccagatgatgacaccccaattcttcaaacactaacacatctatactatataatattatagaaagctactatgacgcacagcttggttaccaaacttgaaataccaaatatttgataaaaatgtgttatggggtgctagtagcaccccacgtggcaggtgccgggttaaaatgGGAAAACAAATCAAACTTGCAGCAAAAATTAGGAgtttaaaaatatcaaaactcTTCATTAGCTTCAATAGCTGAACTGAGTGAGCAATATACAAATTTTAAGAAGTGTAGAATATCAAAAACTTTCCATCGTTGCATTTCAGTTTTCCCACtaatacacacacacacacacacacacacacacacacacacacacacaaacacacacacacacacacacacccgccccccccacacacacacacacacacacacacacccgcCCCCCACCCACACACACCCGCCCCCCACCCACACACACCCGCCCCCCACCCACACACACCCGCCCccccccacacacacacacacacacacacacacacacacacacacacccgcccccccccacacacacacacacacacacacacacacacccccccccccccccacacacacacacacacacacacacccgccccccacccacacacacacacacacatttggGTGATTTGCGCCTAGTCACCGAACTGGGCTAAGCCTAGAGCGTGGACTCGGCGCCCGGGCAAGTAACAAATCGATGATATGTCAGTTAAGACGTAGCTGCACTAAAGTGCCTCACACGGTTCAGCATTATTAGGTAAATATTTCATATGAGGGTTTTTTATGCCGAAACTCTCATATAGCaatcataaacatatatttcAATCTCAAAGATTTAAAGTATTATCTTTGCAAACAAAAACTCATGACTGAAGGGGTtaacgcacacacacacacacacacacacacacacacacacacacacacacacacacacacacacacacacacacacacacaccgcCCCCCACCCACACACACCCGCCCCCCACCCACACACACCCGCCCCCCACCCACACACACCCGCCCcccacccacacacacacacacacacacacatttggGTGATTTGCGCCTAGTCACCGAACTGGGCTAAGCCTAGAGCGTGGACTCGGCGCCCGGGCAAGTAACAAATCGATGATATGTCAGTTAAGACGTAGCTGCACTAAAGTGCCTCACACGGTTCAGCATTATTAGGTAAATATTTCATATGAGGGTTTTTTATGCCGAAACTCTCATATAGCaatcataaacatatatttcAATCTCAAAGATTTAAAGTATTATCTTTGCAAACAAAAACTCATGACTGAAGGGGTtaacgcacacacacacacacacacacacacacacacacacacacacacacacacacacacacacacacacacacacacacacacacacacacacacacacacacacacacacacacgacacacacacacacacagacacacacacacacacaccacacacacacaggTTCTTGACTAAGCAACATCTCAATATTCTTTTCACCTATTTTCTGGCATAGTGCCGACGTTGGTTTTTTTTGTTCTGCTGCAAATTGATCTGTCAGTGCTGTTTTGGGGTTTTTAGCAGGTCCTTTTGTAATTTCTTCCATCTGCAATTCGACCCCGGCGATGGTTGCAATCTTTGGTTCCCAATGTTTTTCGATGATTTTAAACTCCACGTCTTTGTATATCTAGATACACACACGGATAAACAACATGGATTATAACCGGTGGAGCAATCGCCAATAAAATCAATTAGTTTTGATAGACAGAATGGCCACCACAAACATTCTAGATGTAAAAATCTAAAGGGGAGCCgactatattttataaatatcACTAAAATATTTTAATACCTATCTGTTACAGTTAAGTTTGGCACATTACTATTTTGGTTATTGGTAGTTTATACAAGGTGTTAATTTATGACTAGAGAATTTTAATATGTTctaaaaaataagtaaataaataaaaaaaaatacataaaaaaatgattaaaaaaaatcacaacgaaaggaaatgagaaaataaaaacaaaaatcgttgAAAATTAGATATAGGTATGTAAAATAGTTCTTTGTAAAATTGGAGCAGGATTGTGATTGGATACCTACCTAAACAATTCAGTAGAAAGCAGGAAGCACTCCTTTAGAGCTTCcgcataaataatacaaataattcCAAAAAGGTAAGATGGCGAATGGACATTGACTCCGAAGCCAATAatgcacacacacacacacacatacattTGGGTGATTTGCGCCTAGTCACCGAACTGGGCTAAGCCTAGAGCGTGGACTCGGCGCTCGGGCAAGTAACAAATCGATGATACGTCAGTTAAGACGTAGCTGGATTAAGTGCCTCACACGGTTCAGCATTATTAGGTAAATATTTCATATGAGGGTTTTTTATGCCGAAACTCTCATACAGCAATCATTTTGATGAAAGTAGCCTTCCAtagcgcatcagcgtgctatgggagGGGTGGAGGAAAGCCTGGAGAGCATTGGAGCTCGAAGGAGTGGTTCCTGGTTTACTTGGACCAATCCTTCTCACCCCAATGAATTGTATGCTTGAATGGGCCTGCAAGTCTGCAGGTGGGTTTACTTTTTTTGCTTGTTTGCTCGTGAGTAATTCCATTTATCATTTGGTAAGCCAGGGTGAATAGATTCCTAAGCTCAGAATGGGGCCCATTTCCATGGAGTGTAACGTGGATCCCTGCACAAGGATATAGGTGAAGACCAGAATGGTAGCAATCACTTATAAAATACATACATCTATATTATACTTCTGTAATTCCATACAAATTTTGATTGCTcaaataattttataaagtaatttacagaaataaatagatttttaagacttatctgtttttatttttttttgttttgaaaaggacaaaaatgttttaaaacttatctTGCATCAAAACGTATGAGTCTCTTTCTGATACatttataatataatacataaatGTAAATGTTTTCGGCTGTAAATTTAAAAAGTATGTTTCGAGTGTGAATGGAAAATAATTATAGTCGTAAAATAACAAATTAAAACTTATTCTAtgccaaaaatatattttctctgACCAAAAATATAGTACATATACACTTATGCAACATAATGCATAAGTGTATACTATGTATATTCTTGGTCACagaatatatatattttttggcatagaataagtttttatttgttattttacgACTATATTTTTCATTCACATTCAAAACATACTTTTTGAATTTACCGCCGAAAATTCAGATCCTAATTTTTGAATTTGGCGCCCATACTGGCCCACTCAGTTGGCTATATACCATCCCACTCACCAGGGGGCGCTCTAAACTAAaattcagaaataatttttgattagccaacgttcgcaacggacaaggcagttgaataagaagaagaaattttttgAATTTCCCGCTGGATGACCACAACCTACAGATGGCGCAGAAACTCTCTCCCCAAATGTTAACACGGGACTTGCGCTACTATTCTGTCCTTTACTGTGGCGTGCTCATGCTAGGTTGTATCTACAAGAATTGTATAATAAATGCATCTATAAATCTCCAATATGCTTTTAAGTTTCATTAATACAACacattctaccacatccaatactattttaatattaaatatcatgcaaccgcagtaaatatcggtttttattatcactaaatggtcttttcagcgttttaaataactcaaaaggcccatttcgttgattcaagtttatataggcaacccaaattacacgccgctaatcctcGGGTCGGGATTTAGACATAATAGTTGGTGACACAACGGGAGAGATTAAAAAggtctgttcctttgttttttctTTTGAGTGTGTACGAAATTCTATGGACATTTGAGTGTAAATTACAGCGGATGTGACAGCGGCTCATGACAGCGGACAGTGTAGCAGGGATGCCAGGTCTGGGGAATTTTCCCCAGAACTGGGGAAAATTGATAAACTTTGGGGACTggggaaaaacttttttaaaatgactAATATCTGGGGAAATCAAACTGGCtaaaatatgttattaaatttagtaaaaaatagttattttagaAAGTCCAGTAATTATGtgaatattaaatattttacaacGACAAGATCGTGGTGACTGATTCCACATATAGGCCACACTCAATACAGTTTGGTGACTTGTGACTACCGCGAACAatgaaggccccgtctcaccatcaaataattgacagttaatttgatcaaacttgacagtcaaacttgactagtgacacaaactatacatactaactgtcactttgtgtcactaactgtcaagtttgatcaaactaactgtcaattatttgatggtgagacggggccttgatATTCCCTGGGGTTCCCTAAAAAAAacgttcttgaacggttacgagtatgcgcagtaacgagaAATGTGTAACTGCGCATAAATTTTctttattgcgcatgcgcgtaacggtTCAAGagcggttttgtatcgagttagAACAAACCTTATAAATCTGGGGAATTCTGTTGAAAATCTGGCAACTTTTAAAACACTATTTGGGGAAATAAATTTTTTGAGCCTGGCAACGCTGCAGTGTAGTAAACGAAAATTATCGGTGTGCCAATCAAGCAAAGGGACAAGGAACTTCCGAATATGGCCTAACTGGGGGCACATAACAAAACCTAATCCTAATATTtacatttgtaaagaatatcctgtttgtttttattttttattgtcgattgtgcagcgaaattgtgatagcaaatcaaatataaagtagtttatcgcctacagaactgaattagtCCATAGCAGTTATCAGTTTGCAAGTAGCAAGGGCTTTCTTGAGAAGCTTATACTTGTATTGTTGTAAATTGTGGGAGTAGGGCAGACAgggaaaagtcttattttgtacTGTTCCCAAGGCTCCCCATGCAATACATTTAAATGAATTATCCAAACAAAGCCGGGGACAATGGATAAAAGCCACAAGAAGAACAGATATGACcgaactaaaattaaaatatgaaaagtaaacattttgcaagtggtaagtttaatgtaattcaattaataaggattttaaatgtctacaataataataaagatgtgataattcaagcttaattattaggaaagccagccatgtttcacttccatgaaGCAGAGAAGGGAGGTATATAATATACTGTCGCTTTTGTCTTCTCACTAATTTCTCTTTTGCTAATGAAACCTGTAGTGAGGGAGTGATATAATCGTGATGTTTTAGCAATtctgttgttcattttttttgcattttttgtctattatagtttataaatattcaaaatcgTTCATATGTTCTACTAAATTTCCGTCTAGGTTTATATGGATTTCTCTCGGTGTCTTGGAAATAAGTTTTGgtctttgctaattttattttcattccttTGTCTGCAAGTTCTCTCGTCTATAAATTTAGGTTGCTTTGTAAAGATTTCTCTGAACTTGGTATCAATGCAATGTCATCTGCAAATACACATTTACTCAGGATTATACTTTTTAATCAATGGTAACCTAAATCTAATTTTCGGGACTCTACTGcatttttttattggttcattcatatatataatataatgaatAGCAGTGAGCTTAAAACTCCACCTTGCCTTACTCCTTGTGTATTAGCAAATTTGTTCGATTCACAGTTTAATGCTCGCACAATGTTCCAGTACATAAATTTTACTTGCATCAATTAGTTCTCCTCCAACATCGAACAGTTCAAGCCCTTTCCAAATGTGATGTCCGGgtaccttgtcaaaggctttttcCATTGTCTTATAGTAAAGATATGATCTTGGACACTGTGCCCGGTCAGAAACCTTTTTGTGCATCGTCTAGTTGATGTTTCACTTTCTTTCTCAGTCTCATCTCCAGTGTTCATTCATAAATCTTAGCCAGTACACTTAGCATGAAAATACCTCGAtaatttgaacattacttttttaCCTCCCTTCTTTACCAGAAGAGCCATTACTGCTGTTGCCCAATCTTCTGGGATGCATTTCTGTTTCCAAATTGTTATCAGTAATTTGTGTAAGTAGTGTAATGCAGATTCCCCCATATATTTCAACAATCGTGTTTTGATATTATCTATTCCTGCCACtttaccatttttcatttttgcaatgGCTTCCGTTAATTCTTCCATTGTTATTTCATTACTCAACTCTTTGAAATATTTACTCCATCTATTAACTATATCTTGTGGTTGGGTAAGTGtttctccatttttattttttttatttgcacgaCAGTACTACCTGATTTACCTCTCATTTTTTCAGACctttatagaacaatttttggtttGTCCTACTACTGTCTTGCTCCATCTTTTCTCCAAATCTCTCCCACTGTTCCAATTtagcttttttaactttttctttcaCAAGCTTCCTTGCTTATTAACTGTTATTTTCTAGATAAGCTCTCCatggtactttcttttctttcacagctatttttatctcttcgctccaccaactagtcctttttttttgactacttttattcaataaagatattaaaatacTCTTGTGATAGTGAAgagacagtttatgtttcctttcgatccagaggcgatacacaatcttcagacagctgtttctgccttaCGGCATCCCCAGTGGAGCTGCCTGCACACCTATGAATCAAAACGAAATCAAATTGTCTATTTaagtggaatttcaaaaatagttatctaCTATTAGGATGCTTCAGCGATATCTcttaaagaaaagagaaaagtcccagatacaaaattcactattaaaatagtaaataattatttaaatctgcaacttttcttattggaacccctttctggtaacatccttaatctcttttTGACTTTTACAATTTCGGACTTTGAATTATCTTTCTGATCTTTTTTCTAGATTAATGAAATAAGCAGAATGTAACTGTATACTGCAGAGTCCTTTTCCCTTTCTTTATTCATCatctcttgtcttataaattgtaaaagtcagagattaaggatgttaccagaaagaagttccaataagaaaagtgtcagatttaaataattatttactatttttattttaatagtgaattatatattttctttattcttGTGATACTTTCcacatttttatgatttttttatggtacacaatgtagaatttttatttatgtctttGTTTTAGGAACAACCACCAGATATTTAAaaggtataaaaagaagaaactgCTGGAACTTCAAAACAAATGTGTTTGACTAGTAAAGATTTGGATAAATAACAGGAGTTACTTTGGGCTATAGCTACATGCAGATTTATTTCCTTGTGGCTTCCTATGTTAATTCTTATTAATTATACACTTAATATGTTTTTAGTCTCAGGAagattttatatttgattatttttgaataaacattattattattattaccttaatttccatttaataaattaactgtaatcaataaagtcagggcaccggaccaagggtatgacggataatcgaaaagacggttaacagaacattaaaaaaaataaaaattcatagtacaactctcaaatttcatttgtatggtttgtttgacaataagagggatttgtgttcgtacaatcgaatcaatttaaaatattctgaaatctgtGTTTGTTTTACTGCTGCTTCATATTTTgtgacggctgaatttcttaatcggcataagatcatgcaatctactttattggcgtcttcttgttgagaataccactcgatgaattattacatatgcgatgcagcttctctagattatttacgcaaatctttgtcagttacaataggttcatcaataTAGCTACAGTCAAGCTTCCTTGTGTCCAAGCATCAATATAGCTACTGTGTCAGCTTCCGAATAggtttggtccgcctttgttgccatttcaatgatttctttatctgtcagcaatggatagccgtgtgtgtcctcatcacaaatcaaattaacttttttttttattttttttgcattaaaatgatT
This genomic window from Diabrotica virgifera virgifera chromosome 1, PGI_DIABVI_V3a contains:
- the LOC126878859 gene encoding uncharacterized protein LOC126878859, whose translation is MNQGKRKSSATEEELISTKKETQVKKRKKEKQSAKTLKTTQKTPWTSEEIKSVMTFFKFDLKKELLPGKQKCEECKSKYPVLERRKWTDIKFYLKNYYSRNKRLINNNDNKLPI